ACCTTTACACCAAAGTTACCGTCTATTAAGCCATCTGCATCACCACACTTCTTTACAGCTGTGAAGCCTGGGTCACCTACAGTCGCCACAACAAGCAGCTCAAGCGATTCCACATAAGATGCCTGCAGCGCATCCTGGGAATCATCTGGTGCAACCGTGTGGCCCATACAGATATACTAAGACCAACTGcaagagtatggaggccatggtcacccaaTACCAAATGTAAGAGTATagaggccatggtcacccaacaccaactgtaagagtatagaggccatggtcacccaacaccaactgtaagagtatagaggccatggtcacccaaTACCAACTGTAAGAGTATagaggccatggtcacccaacACCAACTGTAAGAGTATAGAGGTCATGGTCATCCAATACCAACTGCGCTTGCTTGGGCATGTCATTAGAATGTTTCAGGAGTGCTTGCCGTGGAACATTCTGGCCGGTGGTCTGCAGGGGCCAGATGAAGCTCTACATGGACCAGCTGAAAACGTTGCTGAAGAAATGCAACATCAAACCCACAGACCTAGAGGATGCTGCAGCCAACCGTTCCACCTGGTGCAGTTCTGCCAGAGCGGTGTacagaggtgggaggaggagaggagcacaaAGTCACAGCAAAAACAGCTCAGGAGACATACAAGAATTCACCGTTAACTCAGAAGTGGAAGTCGTCAACGGATACGATGGGCTAACATAAgcaagtgtgtgtttgttgtcCTAAGGCATAAAATATTCAAGTGGCAGAAAGACATCTAAGTTACAGAGCAATCTCTATTCCACGTGAGATAATCATAATGATGACATTTCTATCCATTGCATATCTATCTATGTGCCTCCTGAATATGTTCCTGGTTATTTTTAGGTCATGTTTCGTGTGCTCACCTTTTTTCTGAACGCATTCACGCTGCGCTTTGTGTCCAAAGAGCTGATTGGTGTGGTCAACGTCAGGTAAGATGGTTTTACTgtggcaattccatggtaacagagtgatgctgggattcagatttttcactttaaaatgaatgccaaacaaaaaaacaatgatggcaaagttaaacaaactgtacaactctatgcacaaggatgACTTTGAGCAATTTCCACAGAATATTTTACAaaaacatttacttgaagaacagtgcagaagCAAAGTTTAGGGAGTTgtgtggtttgtttaactttgcaatcattggtttcGGTTTGAcgtacattttaaagtggaaagtGTCTCAGCATCAgtctgttactgtggaattgccttCTGTATAACATTACACCTGCTGCAATATGAGCTGTCCAAACCTGCAGTTAAACAAAAACtaacaccactacatactgtgtgtgtgtgtgtgtgcgtgcatgtgtacgcgcatgtgtgtttgtgtgcgcaggTTGACACTGCTGTACTCCACGCTGGTCTTCTTGTCCAGAGAGGCCTTCAGGAGAGCCTGTTTGAGTGGCGGAACAGATCACCACTGGAGACAAGTCATCAACCTGCTATGGCTGACGTGAGTGAGACTATAGGGGAGCTGCTGCTCCACAGTGTTGGCTCTGTTCAGAACATACACAGTTGGGTCTTTTATCGGCACTATCTGCAAAAcaaatgattgtgtgtgtgtgtgtcatcctcCCAGGTTGCCGCTGGGTGTACTATGGGCATctctcctggtgtgtgtgtggctgtggctcCTGGAGGTTCCGGATCCCCTGACTATCCCTCACTACGGCCCCGCTGTGGGGCTCTTTGCCCTGGCCGCACtgcaggagctgctggctgagccTCTCTGGGTCCTGGCTCAGGCCCACATGTTTGTCAGGCTGAAGGTGGTTGCTGAGAGCCTCGCCATGGTGGCTAAGTGTGTTCTGACAGTGGTGCTGGTGGTCTCTGCTCCTCAGTGGGGGCTCTACATATTCTCTGCTGCTCAGGTACATACGTACGCAGCCCCATCCCTTATGCAAATTATCTTATGTTTGTCTATTTAGCGCAAGCGTTTACCCATCTTTTGCAgaaaaaatgcattgaaagtataggCAGCACTGCTTAATTCACAGCAATCAGCGTTTACCcacttgttgttttttttaccactacatcactagtTACAAGGGAGTATGGTTAGAGGGTTGTGTGCATAGAAGGTATTGTCAAAAAGATGAAGTGGCCATGGAGTAAGGTTGTGTTAGTAAATATGAATTTATATAGGGGGAGATGGTATTGCATGCAACACTCATAAATCACTGCGAACGAGTGTCTACTTAGCTAACTGTTATACTGGCCTGTACTTCATAGCTGGTGTACACAGGGTTCCTGGTGCTGTGCTACTTTGTCTACTTCCTGCGTTTCCTGGGCTCTGGGGAGGCCAACAGGAAGTACTTCCCCCTGCAGCGTGTGGCAGACCTGCTGCCCTCCAGAGTTGAAGGAGAGGTAACATTCACCCCAACAGCACTAACCGTCACTCACCACATACACTCCTCACTGAGCTAGTATACAGTATACCCGAAAGCAATTGGTTGTATTAACTGACAAATCAATGATAAATTGATTGTTTGGTTCATTCATTCATATACTATGTCAGGTCACAACTGTGTGTGCTATGTCatcccgctgtgtgtgtgtctgtagcctGTCATTGACTGGACGTTGGCCAGGCTGACTTGGAGCTTCTTCAAGCAGTCCTTTCTGAAGCAGATCCTGACGGAGGGCGAGCGTTATGTCATGACCTTCCTCAATGTGCTGAGCTTCGGCGAGCAGGGCGTGTACGACATCGTCAACAACCTGGGCTCAATGGTTGCCCGTTTCATCTTCCTGCCCATCGAAGAGAGCTTCTACGTCTTCTTTGCCAAAGTCCTGGAGAGGGGGCGGGACGTCAGGCAGCAGAAACAGGTCAGAGGGCAGAGTCAGCCAATCAAATACCTGTCACTCATTTCACCATTTGTCAGTAGCCAATGATAAATAAAGTTGTCTGACACACACATCATAGCTCATGCAGGTGCATTGATGCCGCTTGCTGATTGGTCTGCAGGAGGAGGTTGCCATAGCAGCTGAAGTTCTAGAGTGTCTGCTGAAGCTGGTGCTTGTGATTGGTCTGATCATCACAGTGTTTGGTTACGCCTACTCTCACCTGGCTCTGGACATCTATGGGGGATCTCTACTGAGTAGTGGTGCAGGTGGGTCAACTAACCAAATGAATTGATGAATTAAGTGAGTCAACCACCATAGTCAACTGAATCACTGGAGTTATAGAGAGATAAAGGAACTTATTCAGCAATGATTGGAATATTCTAATTCCTCAAGCTACTGGTTTTATGTGAGTGGTTGTGTGTAATGATATTTGTGTTATATTGAAGGGCCCAGTCTGTTGCGATGCTACAGCTCCTATGTGCTCCTACTGGCCATTAATGGAATTACTGAGTGCTTTGTCTTTGCTGCCATGAGCAAGGAAGAGGTTGACAGGTGAGAGaaggcaggcacacacagacacacacacacacacagtgtgtatcaTGTTGCTTACGTTGTCCTCTCGTCTGTCCCCAGGTATAACCTGGTGATGTTGGCGTTGTCTATCTCCTTCCTGCTCCTGTCTTACATGCTGACGTGGTGGGCAGGGGGCATTGGCTTCATCCTGGCTAACTGTCTGAACATGGGCCTGCGTATCCTTCACAGCATGTTCTACATCCACCGCTACTTCCTGTCCAGCCAGTGGACGCCTCTGCGCGGCCTGATGCCCTCCCCTCTTCTGCTGCTGGCTCTGGCTCTCAGTGCAGTCCTCACTGCTCTCTCTGAGGTACCACACTATAACTGTTCTCCTCACTGCTTTACTGGACacgccagaggaggctggtgagaggagctatagaaggatgggctcattgtaatggctgtaatggaataaatggaacgtagtcaaacatgtggtttccatatgtttgatgtgtttgacaccgttccatgaattccattccagccattactatgagcccatcctcctatagctcctcccaccagcctcctctgatacaCCCCACATAGTGTATACACCATCCAATCACATATCAGCCAATCACACTTAAGTCTGTCTCTGACGTTTAATGAAACAGTTATTGTTTCTACCTTACAATCATAGAAATGGGAGTTAGTATACAAACTATATATTTATTCTTCTCAAATAATCAGAGCTAATAGTGAGTCAGATTGTCTTATCTCATTTATTTACCATATAATCCGATTTCCCATCTGTCTGTACTGTGCTGTTTCAGGGTGTGTTCTGTTGTGACGGAGGATGGCTACTAAGGCTGGTTCACATCGCCGTGGGGGCCGGGTGTCTACTGGGTGTACTTGTCACTGTCCTTCTCACAGAGAcaaaacttgttcagtttgtttgGACTCAGCTCTTACCTCGCTATGGGAAGAAACACACCTAAACCTGCCCAGCAGAGGAGTAACCTGCCAgctataatgagagagagagagagacaggataaaCCGAATGGCAGAAGGATAGATGGATCTGAACACAGTGACTTGGAGGGGAATGTGGAAACAGCTGCAATCCTAAGTAACCCTGTCATGGACTGAGGGTGAAGTTGGAATGAGCAGCTCACTGGCCAAAaatgtttgtgcgtgcgtgcgtgcgtgcgtgtgtgtgtgtacagtcagGTCTAAAAATATTGGCAacattgataaagatgagcaaaaaagactgtataaaataaataaatacaaatactgaggtatattgtatgctcaaattttggggaaattatattattatatactttattatatactaatacaattgctcagagaaagagattttgtttaacaagtactGTTTGTTTTTTCTCAAAAAGATAGTGGTCAATACTCCAGTACACCTTGTgaggataatggcactgagccttttcctaaaatgttttatgagattggagaacacattgggaggaatcttagaccattcctccatacagaatctttccaggtCCTTGATATCCTCCATCTGCtgttatggactgccctctttaattcaaccacaggttttcaatggggttcaagtctggagactgagatggtcatttcaaaatatagatttttgtggtcaattaacaaaAAAAAGGTGGATTTTAatatgtgcttggggttattgtcttgcagGAAAATCCACTTGCAGCCAAGTTTCAGCTTCCTGGCAGACGCAACCAGGGTTTTGGCTAAattgtcctggtactgggtaaagttcatgatgcctttggggccccaggaccagtggaagcaaaatagccccataacatcaatgatccaccaccatattttgcaGTAAATATGGGGTTCTTATCGGCATATGCATCTGTCTTTtgacaccaaacccaccactggtgtgcatggCTAAAGAACTCTATTTTcatctcatctgaccatagcactggTTCCAGTCCAAATGCGTTTAGCAAACTCCATGCGTTTACATTtattggatgacatgaaaatagagctctttttgtgtgtacagtatgagCAAGCACGGAAAACACTGTTTCACCTGCACATTGTTGAGTTTTTTCATGTAAACTGCTTGAGAGGTAGGCTATTTTGTAACCAAATTAGGTTTTGATAAATAAAAACAGGTGGATTTTGACTAATTGTTATTTGTAGCCTATGCCAGATTAGATGCAGTGTATTAGGGAAATGTGTCCCATATCATTGTATAAAAAAACATTACTAATTTACTCTGCATGGCAGCGAATATTGTCTAGTATCAATCAATCATTGAAATTCAATGGAAATAATTGCGTCGAGTTTCCCGCCATCGCACATCCATCCTTTTGTGCTTCTCGTGATGTTGTTGCCATGGAAACGGAGCAGTCAGACCTACTGCACGAGTCCCCACCCTGCGAGAGGAAAGAAGGCTATGGAATCAAAAAAGTCCAACCTGGTCTTTGGCCTACAAAAGTAGACTTTGATTTAAAAGAACATGGGGGGATACAAACGAAAAGTAGCATTTAGGATAGAgaattgatgcagaaaaatgatcTCGAGATAGGTCTGTATTGAATTGCATTTTTTTGTATTAACTAGTGCTTTATTGCGTGGTTCGCGACGACTGGCTGTGTATGCTTGTTTTCTTATGCTTTATCCTTGTTCGGTCCGCACGTCGTTGTTTGTGGCAGGATATAAGTTGAATTAATTTAGATATGCATTTGTAATTTAAACAAAGAGAACACAATGCCTTGGGCAGAGTATGTCAATATTTCCCCTCTAATCGCTGAAATACATGAACAAGTCCATCAGTGCGGGACGCCTCTTGACAGCACCAGGTTGAGAAAGTAAATGATCGAGCATGCGCAGTTGAGGTTCGTGCCATATTGGAACGAGGTAGAGGACAGGAGAAAGACGGGGGTAACGTTTTCAATTTACTTGGAAGCACTAGGAAAAGGTGAGATTCACGTACGTGGACGAAATACTTACCTATTATTTATTATGTACTATTTTCAGCTGCCTTGGTGGCTCCCGTGTGTTTTTTCCTGGTGTCAAATAAGCTGTATTGTGCTCGActgagtaggcagcgccataccCATACTTGACATTTCAGTTGTTAACTTGCTCGTGGTCAGTGGAAACTGCACCAGCTTCGCGCGCCCGATCAATTTCCTCGCACTGACTTTAATATCCACGATCAACATTGTAAACCCGTCATAGGCAAGCCAGCTTTTGTTATTCTCCTTTTCTCTTTTCAATGTTGTCAATAAAATTTTACTTGAACACAATATAACATTGAAAGTTGGGGTGGCGCATTACGCCTTTTCCTGCTAGATTGTGTCAACAGTAGATTGCAATATTGCTGATGCTGACATAAACTATCCCTGAAAAGTCAGACTAGCTTGTTCGAGATTAGTGTTTTATCTGATGTTTGTTTAGCTTGCGATGTGTCATTGCAAGCGGCCTGATGTAGTAACATCGTAAACATTTTAACATCGTAGTTATTACACAGTACAGCCTATTACAGTGTTTCACTGTAGTCTATGGCTGGCTATATGTGACCAATGAAATccttgtatgtgaccaatactatATTGAATGTTTCTTTCAGCCCCTTTCGCAACCAAATATGAAGATATTATGTATAGGCTGGCATTAGCATTTTTGTGCTGAGTTTGTCATGGTCAACCAACACCTTTTCTGAGATAGGAATATCTCTTTCAGATACTGGCGGGAACACCTGTCGCGAGGCAGAGGCTGCCAGGGTGCAATTTATAACCTCAAAAGTGCAGACTCCACACGCATTGCGATCACATCCCATGACCGTTTGATATTACTGCTTTGACAGGAAGGGGTTTTTCAGCGTGAGTTCGGGAATGGGTGTATAATAtaagatggagaaagagggagatggtggacttGCAACTGTataagtgtgtagtgtgtgagatCTAAATGCCACTGAGTACCAGGCCCTAAACAGATGTACTTCAACAAAGACAGGATGTTAAATATTAACATCCTGTCTTTGTATCTTTTTCAGTTGGATCAAAGTGGTTTTAGCTACTGCTGATACAGTCTCCTGGGTGGGGTTGGGAACACAGTGGGGGCATCATGAACCCCGAGACACAGGAATCTGGTGAGTCTCACAATTGTTGAATGGCGGAGGTGTATTCAGATTATATTTCTGTCTTTGTAAGTAAGTTTGTGTGTGCCTTTCAGAAGGCGGCTCTGAACTGGAGTCTGACTTCAACTGGGATGAGTATCTGGAGGAGAATGGAGTATTGGCGGTTCCACATCACGCCTTCAAACATGTATGTCTTATCACACTGCATCAGGGCCCATTTGCAGATATGGTACTTATATTTAGGGCCCAGAGCTTTTTGTGGTCATGGTCCTATTTATTGTATATCCACATACacacccttccctccctctcaggTGGACCGTAGCCTGCAGACAGGGCTGGCTCCAGGGATGAGTTTGGAGGTGTGTGTGCGTTCGGAGCCTGACCAACCCTACTGGGTAGCCACCATCATCGCCACCTGTGGccaactgctgctgctgcgctacGAGGGTTACCACGACGACCGACGAGCAGACTTCTGGTGTGACATCATGACCTCTGACCTCCACCCTCTGGGCTGGAGCAGGCAGCACAGGCAACCAATGAGACCGCCTGAGGGTGAGCAGGGGGGACATAGGGTTTGATGGAAATAGATGTTTGTGTTGCTGTAGACCGGTTTGGCCCTGTGCTCAGATAAATGCATTGGAAAACTCTGTTAAAGCTTTTCATACAGGAATGAACAGGATATAGATGTACAAAATGTATAAATATGATGTGTGTCCAGGTGTCCGTGAGAAACATGCTGACTGGGAAGCTGTCCTAGAGGAGGCTCTGGCTCAGGGAGGGAGTGCACCAGCACACCTACTGGAGGGGGTGagtctgggggagggaggagcGGGGAGGGTGGGGACACTAGGACCATAACTATAGTTGGGACCTATTCAACATTACTAATAATTTCAGAACAGGTTGATTGTTTAGTATCAATAAATGTCCATTTTTTAAAAAaccttctctgtctgtgtccaggcccagacagggggagacctgTTCCCCCTGGGGTGTTGTGTGGAGCTGCAGGACAGTGTAGACCCGGGGGTGGCCTGGGGGGCCCAGGTGGAGGACAACGTAGGGGGCCGGCTGTGTCTGCGCTACACTGGGACGGAGGGGCTCACCCAGTCACAGACCAGGCGCTGGGTATTCTACCTGGACCCCCTCTTACACCCACCTGGCTGGGCTGAGGAGAACAGCTTCTCTCTCACCCCACCTGCTGGTAAGGAACAGAACTGCCTTTGCACCTTGTGGCGCTGTTGACCAACCCGGGTTTTGGAATCCTACAGAAACACAAATACACCTCAATCAATGAATCATCAAGATCTTGTTGAATAAGATGTGTTAATGCTGGGCTGGTTGCCTGGTGACCactgttgttttgtgtgtgtgtgtgtgtgtgtgtgtgtgtgtgtgtgtgtgtgtgtgtgtgtgtgtgtgtgtgtgtgtgtgtgtgtgtgtgtgtgtttaagtattAGTGAAAGTTAGTGATAATGTCactgtgttgtgttgcagtgctTCGTGGTTTGCGCAGCGAGACAGAGTGGGAGGAGGTGAGAAAGAACATTAGACAGCCTAAAGAAGAAGCCATCAATGAAGACTTCTTTaaggtattctctctctctctctctctctctctctctctctctctctctctctctctctctctctctctctctcaccctctttctgtgtccctctccctctggCATATCTTCTGTGTTTGTAGGACAGGCCTGTCCTCTCGCCTCACTGCTTCTCTGAGGGGATGAAGTTAGAGGCAGTGGACCCCGCTGCCCCCTTCAACACCCGCCCAGCTACTGTCACCAAGGTAACGCTCACATTTCACCATAGTAACACCCTCACCTCATCCACACAGCATCCGTCTTCTCCTGATAAGTGTTTACCAATGACACAATTATCATGTGGTAGGTTTCCCCTAGTTGTATGGGGCTTTAGCAGTGATGTCATCATTGTGTTCCCCAGGTGCTGAGCGACCAGTACTTCAGGGTGCAGATGGACAGCCTGCAGGTAGACAGTGAAGGGGCGGGGCCTGGCTTATCCTTACTCTGTCACTATGGGAGCACCGGAATCTTCCCTGCCCAATGGAGCCTTAAAAATGGGGTACCCCTCAGTCCCCCTCCAGGTAGGGCAGAATACACTCACCTCAGGCATTCTACTGGTCCAGTGAAATGGATCACAGAGTTTACTGTGTCCCTGGGTATGTGGGTGTGTAGGTTACCAGGGCCAGAACTTTGACTGGGCGGATTACCTGAAACAGTGTGGAGCAGAAGGAGCGCCAGAGAGCTGTTTCCccgtggtgagacacacacaaccacacacacacatgtttgttttactatcctttttGGGACCAAACagttgattcccattcaaaatcctatttttcctTAAGCCTTATCCTAACCCAAAACCTaacccctaattctaaccccAACTGTAAAACAAACCctgagcctaaaatagcctttttccttgtcgGGACCAGtcaaatgtccccacttgtccgaattttccttgttttactatccttgtgaggacttctggtccccacaaggatagtaaaaccaaaaacacacaccactccaaCTGATATGATGACAGGTGTTTTCTCCCCAGGGGCAGAGTGATCATGACTTTGTTGAGTCCATGAGGCTGGAGGCGGTGAATCCTGTCTCTCCTGAGCAAGTTCACGTGGCAACCATAACTAGGGTCAGAGGTCAGCACATCTGGTTGCATCTGGAAGGTGAGAACAGAACagctagaggagagagaaaagggctGGGTTGGAGGGATGTAAGGTTTTGGGAGAGGGACAATAATGTTGTTGGGTGTCAATTTCACCTACCTGAATACTCAGTcttattatatatacagtaccagtcaaaagtttggacacacctactcaatcgagggttttcctttattttcctTTAGTTTATATttttgaaataacatatggaatcatgtagtaaccagaaaagtgttaaacaaatcaaaataaactcagcaaaaaaagaaacgtcctctcactgtcaactgtgtttattttcagcaaacttaacgtgtaaatatttgtatgaacataacaagattcaacaactgagacataaactgaacaagttcctcagacatgtgactaacagaaattgaataatgtgtccctgaacaaaggggggtgggTCAAAAgtgacagtcagtatctggtgtggccaccagctgcattaagtactgcagtgcgtctcctcatggactgcaccagatttgacagttcttgctgtgagatgttaccccactcttccaccaaggcacctgcaagttcccagacatttctggggggaatggccctagccctcaccctccgatccaacaggtctcagacgtgctcaatgggattgagatccgggctcttcgctggccatggcaggacactgacattcttgtcttgcaggaaatcacacacataacgagcaatatggctggtggcattgtcatgctggagggtcatgtcaggatgagcctgcaggaagggtacggcacagcgttgagattgcctgcaatgacaacaagctcagtccgatgatactgtgacacaccgccccagaccatgacggaccctccacctctaaatcgatcccgctccagagtacaggcctcggtgtaacgctcattccttcgacgataaacgcaaatccgaccatcacccctggtgagacaaaaccgcgacttgtcattgaagagcacttttgccagtcctgtctggtccagcgacggtgggtttgtgcccataggcgacgttgttgcaggtgatgtctggtgaggacctgccttacaacaggcctacaagccctcagtccagcctctctcagcctattgcggacagtctgagcactgatggaggggttgtgcattcctggtgtaatttGGCAGTTTttgttgtcatcctgtacctgtcccgcaggtgtgatgctcagatgtaccgatcctgtgccggtgttgttacacgtggtctgccactgcgaggacgatcagctgtccgtcttgtctccctgta
The sequence above is drawn from the Salmo salar chromosome ssa22, Ssal_v3.1, whole genome shotgun sequence genome and encodes:
- the LOC106583213 gene encoding protein RFT1 homolog encodes the protein MSSQDMLKNASTLASYNVLLQVMFRVLTFFLNAFTLRFVSKELIGVVNVRLTLLYSTLVFLSREAFRRACLSGGTDHHWRQVINLLWLTLPLGVLWASLLVCVWLWLLEVPDPLTIPHYGPAVGLFALAALQELLAEPLWVLAQAHMFVRLKVVAESLAMVAKCVLTVVLVVSAPQWGLYIFSAAQLVYTGFLVLCYFVYFLRFLGSGEANRKYFPLQRVADLLPSRVEGEPVIDWTLARLTWSFFKQSFLKQILTEGERYVMTFLNVLSFGEQGVYDIVNNLGSMVARFIFLPIEESFYVFFAKVLERGRDVRQQKQEEVAIAAEVLECLLKLVLVIGLIITVFGYAYSHLALDIYGGSLLSSGAGPSLLRCYSSYVLLLAINGITECFVFAAMSKEEVDRYNLVMLALSISFLLLSYMLTWWAGGIGFILANCLNMGLRILHSMFYIHRYFLSSQWTPLRGLMPSPLLLLALALSAVLTALSEGVFCCDGGWLLRLVHIAVGAGCLLGVLVTVLLTETKLVQFVWTQLLPRYGKKHT